In Brassica napus cultivar Da-Ae chromosome C2, Da-Ae, whole genome shotgun sequence, the sequence ACCTTCATCTAGCTCGAGCCGAGCAACCGTACGATCACCATAACTACCAGAAGACGACACTCGAGCCTTAAGCTGACTCAGAACCGGAACAATCACCTTCTCAATCCACTCCTCCAACtctgtttgatcggaaaacggtaataaaaggatgtgggtttaacaaagacgttttattatgGTCGGAGGAGACGTTCAATCGGTTACAAGAGATGTAAAGAGAATGCGACAGAAGAGAAGCCGGCAACTCGAagagctaccggaaaagtacaaataacggcaagatgaagcaaaggtgaaaaccctaatctagccgccaagtgttagtcagaTGATTTCGGATCCCCTTCTCGTTTCTGTTCCTTCCCCTTATATAGTCCTCTGATGTGTCGTTCTTGACCTAGCTTAAGTCGTCTTCGTGGGCCTTCCTTATTGGGCCGAGAGGCCCGCATCCATCCGAGCGGTCGCTGAGCCGGATGCCTCTTGGTCGGCGTCGCTCGACTCGAGATACTGTAGAGACAAGCCGAGTAACCAACCGAATTAAGCCGATTATTCGAGCCATCGCTTTCCTTGGTCTGGGCCAGGCCTTCTATTCTTTGGGCCTTGCGGGATGAttaaatccatcctctacagtaagtccccccagtcCATCGGTGAGCGGAGAGTCGACAAGCTCATGATGGATTCTGGAACTCGAAGGTTCGAAAGAATAGTAGTCCTGTCGGGAGTTTGAAACGATGGGTTGACGAGTCGCGGGAAGGCTGCGGTAGTGCCTTCTCTCGGGGTCGTTGAGTCTCAGGCTCTCAGATTTTGATCGGCAAATCCCGGCTAATTCACCGGTTTAATCGATCTTAGGATAACCGTTTGGTTAATTAAGATAAGAAGCCGGAAAGTCGCGGGAGTCGATGGGGTTTTTTGGGGGAAATTCGAGGCCCGTTTAGGCCCATTTAGGTTTAATAATGACACCTCGAACCTTTCCTCTTTTTCCCTTCACGAGTGTCTCGGGGAGTTGAAACGCCGCGAGGGTCCGCTGGATATTTAGGGGGAATTtcgaggcccatttaggcccgAATAGACCTAATGATGATGCCTCGAACTCCTCCCTCTCTTCTCCTTATAAATACGTGGATCCCCTTTCATTTCTTCAAGTTTCCTCCGCGatcaaaggtactttctctctccttcCTTTATCTCTCTAAGTGTTGTAACCTTCATTCGACGCGATCTCCACTATGTCATCGGTTCCGAGATTATCGAGGCAACAAAAAGGGAAATCGGTCGCGGCGACATCGACGCCGGCAAGGAATCCCGACGGAGGTCGTCTCGGGGATCTGGAATCTGCCCACCATGCGGCGATGATGGACACCGCCAATTTATCTCGTTCCCAAAGGCTTCTGGTCGCAGATGCTACGAGGCTTGCGAGGGAAGGGAATGAGAACGTCGCTGTTAGCGACGCGACGGATTGCGCGAGAGACGGGCAGAGCGGGGCGACGCCTGTCGACTCGGTTACTTTGAGAGCTCGCCCTATGGAGGGCGATCCTCCTGAGAATGACGATCCCGAAGCTGAGTTAGTCCCAACGACCTTCTATCCTGACGGGATTTTCGAGGAGCTTCCGAGGCTTCTACCCAACTTGCTTCGCCCTGCCTTCGTGGCTGGTCAAGACTGGGAGGGTGTAGAAGAGACTAAATCTACCCCGAGGAGCGTGAAGAAGGTTCTTCGATCCAAGGGCGCTACGGGCGTAACTTTCCTTATCCCCACGAAAGAGCAGAGACCTTGGTCTCCTCCGATCGGATATCAGACGGTATACGAGTCTTACTTCCAGGAGGACACTCGCTGTTGGTTCCCGATCCCGCGACTGATCACTGCGTACGCTAGGCGGCGAGACATCGCGATTAGCCAACTGTTGAACGGCTCGTTGCGACTGGCCGTCACCTTATCGATTTTAGCGGAGCAGATCGATATGCCGATGAGCGTCAGATCTTTCGAGGAGATGACCTCGATAACCGATATGAAGGACGGAACCTACTCGGTGAAAATGCGACCAAACTGTAATGTATGCGCCGGTCATCCGAACAAGACGCAGAATTGGCAGCGCTCTTACTTCTTTCTTAAATCCGACGTCTCGGCTTTCGAGGAGCCTCCTCAGGAGGACTATCGGGTTCTTTGGAATCGATCCTGTGGTAGAGTACCTTGTCGCGAACTACGTCTGACTTTGTTGTTCCTAATGAgattctccttttcttttgttcGCAGTTGGCCATCCTACGTCCCCCGTCTATCCCGAAGATTTCTTGAAGAGCGTTCAAGCCGTCGCTTTGCTTAGAATCTACCGTTGGTCTGAGATCACCGTCGAGAAGACCTACGAGCTTAAAGATCGGATTGCTCGAAGTGCGTTCTCTCGCCGTttcttgtatatatttttttttggccgtATGGCTTGCTTGTCGCGTGCTAACCTCTCTGCCTTGTGTTTTCAGGAGGGTGGAGGTCAGATCTTCCAACAGTTCTTCCTATTCGCGCGAAGAGGCTGGAAATTTTTCCGAGAGATATCCAGAAACAAGTCAACGAGGCAAAGAGAATGGGAACTCTTCCAGACTTGAGCGCGATGCTTGCCGTTCAACTAGGACTGACTAGCGGGGGCGGGCCCTCGACGGCTGTCCCTCGCGCTAGCGAGGTTCCTCCTTCCGGTGCTGCGACTGCGAAGAAAagtaggaagaggaagaggggtgtcTCGGAAGCCGAGGAGAACGCCGAGGAGGCGAGCGGCGTCCCCCCTTCCGGTGatcttcagaagaagaagaagaagaggaagaagaccaaGAGGTCTGTTGAGGCTCAATCGGAGGGCCCCGAGGAGCCGACTGGTACTGAGGAGGAAGACGAAGAAACTCGGCCTGAAGAGGAGGTTTCTGAGGCCGAAGTCTCGAGAGAGCGAGATGATGCGAGGGAAGCAGATGGATCTGAGGCTTCCCTTAACGCCGCCATCCCGGACGGTTCCGACGAAGATAGTGGTGAGTCGCCGCTTTTGGTGAGAAGGCACAACGACGAGATCGACGATGACGTGCGATCTCCTGTTCTGACGCTTCCTAGCGAGGAGACTCCGGCTATCACTGGGGCGGGGGCCGTTCAGACCGGCACGTCTCCTCGCGGCTCTGCTATCTTGAGGAGGGCTCCCGGGATTAACTTTCCGGATAAGGTCTCTTTCCACTACGAGGGGCCGGCCCCTCTGGCGTACGTTCCCGAGAAGTGCGGGGAGCTTCTTCGTCAGCTTAGAGGGAGGGCAAAATCCCTTCCTGCCGTGAGGGACCTCATCTTCGGGGATGAATACGAGGAGGCTGCGAGGGCAAAGCTGCTGGTAAACACTTCGACCTCTTCCCCTTCTTGTTGCATTACTTGttgtctctttctctttctcttatgATTTTTATCTTCTTGTTCGTCTAGGGAGACGGCGCGATGAACGTCGTGATTGATAAGTACGACACTGCCCTGAAAGGAGTCTCGACTGAACTTGAGCTGGCCAAGAAGGAACACGCGGAGAAGGAGGAAGCTTCTGCTCGTCAGCTGAGTACATCAAAGGCTAACGTCGAGAGGCTCAACGGGATGGTCACTCGTGCGATGGCTCGAAGGGACGAACTCAAGGCCGACTTGGTGGCATCTCGCGGGATTATCCATGAACTCGAGCAGAAGAACGCTGAGCTCGAGGGCGAGAAAGCTTCGCTCGCTGCATCTCATGAAAGAGAGATGAAGCGCCTTAGAGATTCCAGGATCTTGGAAGTGACAAAGGAACGAGGAAGGGTTGAGGCCGAGATGTCTGCAAAGGCTAACCGTCGCTTCGCCAGGATTCGCTCCCGAGAGGAACGTCGAAGCCTTTACGACAAGGCTCGGTTGCTTCATAGCCAAGCTTTTGGGACCAGAAAATGCCTCGAAGCCTTGAAGAGGGCTGGGAGCGACATCCTGCAAGCCACGATCGATCTTTTCGCGGAGCAAGAGAAAAAATACGAGCAGGAGGCCGAGGAGCTCGAGGTTGGTGAGATACCCGAGGTGGATCTCACGCTTTCTCCTCTTATATTGGATTCCCAGTTTGTGGATGCTCGTATTTTGGCGAGTCTTGATCCCTACGGGTCCAATGTCGGTCTGATCGACCCAGAGACCGCAGCAAATCTTGTTACTCCGCCCTCTGATCCAATCGACGGGCGCCGCGACGAGCCGACGCCTTTTGTAGAGGGTTCTTCGGCTGCGTTTGAGGGGGAGACGCCTAATCGGGGGACCAATGCTGCTGAAGACGGTGGTCCTGTCCTCGTGCTCTCGGATACTTCGGCTGAAGGGTCTCGTCGAGGTAATGAGGAGGTTGCTCGCGAGTCGAGTGTCAGGGCTTCGGAGCTTTCTGCCCTCAACGATCGTGAGAGCGACCGAGAGGATTAGCGTCTCTtgtatgttgttttcttttgagtcTTATATGACTCAttgttgtagttttttttttgaaccttTGCCCTCGAGGCTTTTGTTTTGCTGTTTTCTCGCTATCTCGAACTCTTTTGGTGATTTGGACTGATTTACTTTAGATTTGTCTATCAAAATCGTGACTTCTCAAGATTTGAAGTGACTCTGCTTGTTCGGTGTAAATGTTGTTCGAGATGtcgaatcattataattttaaacttgtTATGACTTTGTCTCGATTGACCTCTTTGAGTCGCGACCGTTTGCCATTTTGAGTTTAAATTGTTAATTAAGAGTTTTCGACTTTGACGGTTCCGAGTCGATCCCAATGTAATTTTCAAGCGTTTGGTTGGCCAGACCTTACTTAGTTAATTATAGGATGAATCGGAGTCATTGTCTCGGCCGTGTTGGTTTAGGTCGCAACGCGGTCGATCCCGTGAATACATGTCTGATCAGGACGTATTCAATCGTGGGATGCGAGTGCCGATACGTTTGTTCGAGGAGCCGGGGCGTGCTCGAGTAGGCATCGCTTAAGTGATCGTCTGCTTCGGAGATCGATTCCTCGGGGaggttttttatatatttttttttatttcggctggaccctttttctttgggctgcctacgtatccctttgcgggaatcaagccattcgtagttcttagATTGCGAGTGAAAGTGGCCTTTGTGGCGCATtcactcgatttttttttttttttttttttttttttttttttttttttttttttgggtaaaagcGGCCTTTATGGCGCTTTTACTCGATTAGTAGATTGCGAGTGAAAGTGGCCTTTGTGGCGCATTCACTCGGGTTTGTGTTTCCAGGCTAAGGGTGGAAAAGGCGGAGATGTTTGGAGTTCCAGGCTCTCGGTACTGCTTCGCCTGTCGAAGTCTCGAGGCGGTATACTCCTGGTTTGATGACTTCGACTATCTTGTATGGTCCCTCCCAGTTGGCTCCGAGCTTGCCGGCCTTCCActccttagtgttttcgaagacctttcttaagaCGAGGTTGCCCATTTCGAGAGGGCGCGACTTgacctttttgttgtaataGCTCTCGATTTGATGCTGGTAATTCTGGATGCGGAGTAGCGCTTGGTCGCGCTTTTCCTCGATATCGTCGAGTGCATCTAGGAGCATGTCGCGGTTGATTTCAGCGTTCTGTGGCATTCGCGACCGGCGTAGGCTCGTCACGTTCACTTCTGCGGGAGCCATCGCCTCGATGCCGTAGGCCATTGAGAAGGGCGTAGTTTTCGTCGCTCCGCGAGGAGTGGTTCTATGGGACCACAGGACACCATCTAGTTCGTCTGCCCAGCATCCTTTCTTTAAGTCGAGTCGTTTCTTCAGACCgtcgatgatggtcttgttcgtCGATTCGGCTTGACCATTACTTTGCGGGTTTCTCGGCGTCGACATGTTGAGTCGTATGCGCCATCTGTCGCAGAAGCCCTTGAAGTGATGCGAGATGAATTGCGAACCATTGTCCGTGATTATCTCGTATGGGAGCCCGTGTCGGCAGATTATGTTCTTCCAGACGAAGTGTTGTACCTCCTTGTCGGTTATGCTGGCATAGGCTTCGGCTTCAACCCATTTGGTGAAGTAGTCAGTGAGGACCAGGATGAACTTCTTTTGTCGAGATGCCGGCATTGGACCAatgatgtccattccccatcTCATAAATGGATATGGAGCAGTCAAGGTGTGGAGAAACTCCGTTGGGCTGTGTATGGTTTTGGCGTGGCGCTGGCACTTATCGCACTTGCGCGCGTATGTCTCGCAATCGGCATTCATGGTTGGCCAGTAGAATCCgaggtttttaacttttagtgCGAGAGCTCGCCCGCCCGAGTGGTTGCCTGCTGCTCCTTCGTGTGTCTCGGCCATGACGAGTCTCGTCTCGTCGCCGGCGATACATTTGAGTAGTACCTTTGATGCAGTCCATCGGTGTAGTTCTCCGTCTAGGACGACGTAGTGCGTGCTGCGTCTTTTCAGTCGCCGGGCATCCCATTTTTCGACGGGCAGTAAACCCTCCGCGAGGTAATCGATGAGTTCCTTGCGCCAATCTGTTGAGTGATCATCTGGCGAGGGGGATTCTACTTCGTCAATGTCCATCGCGTCGTTGATCGCTGCTATAATCGCGGCCTGTTCTGCCTTCGTATCGATGCTCGGTTTCTCGATTTTATGGATCGGGATTGTCCTTTTGACCTGGTCGTGTAACTTGCTTCCCAGAGCGGCGAGGGCGTCGGCACAAACATTTTCTCCGCGaggaaccttcgtgagttcgaagaactcgaagtctcgcgtgaggtcttggacgagtttgaggtaggcgtccatccTGTCGTTGCGGACGTCGTAATCACCGAGGTACTGGCTTACGACGAGTTGAGAATCGCAGTAAGCGCTGATTCGCTTTGCTTTCACCGCCTTGGCGAGACGGAGCCCCGCGATGAGGGATTCGTActcagcttcgttgtttgatgcCGCGAAGCCGAAGCTGAACGACTGCCGGATTAGTTCTCCTGTTGGTGATTGCAATTGCACTCCTGCTCCTGATCCTTTACTCGTGGATGacccgtcgacgtggaggatccAGTTTACGTTTGGTAGGATGAGGTCTTGTTCCAGCTCTGGCGTCAATTCGATCAAGAAGTCGGCAAGGACTTGTGACTTTGCTGCTGTTCGATTTTTGTAAACGATATCATGTTCGCTTAGCTCCATCGCCCATTTGGTCAACCGTCCCGATTGGTTGGTATTCTGCAGAACCGTTCTGAGTGGTTGGTTGGACAGTACTTCGATCGTGTGCGACTGGAAGTAGGGTCGCAATTTTCTTGCCGAGGTGACGACGGCCAGGGCCATTTTTTCTAGTGTTGGATATCTCGTCTCGGGCTCcgtcattcttttacttgtgtaaaagattggtttTTGTTCTCCCCTGTCTTCTCGAATTAATACGCTGCTGACGGCGGAGGATGTAACGGCGATGTAGAGAGACAGTGTGTCGCCGGCTTCTGGCTTTGATAGAACGGGTGGGGTCGTGAGataatgcttgagttgattgaaCGCCTCCTCGCATTTTTCATCCCAGAGGAACCTTTTGTTTCCCCTTAGTAGCTCGTAGAAGGGAAGACACTTGTCGGTCGATCGCGAGATGAACCTGTTGAGAGCTGCGATGCGTCCCGTTAGTCGCTGCACTTCGCGGCTGTTTTTCGGGCTTGGAAGGTCGAGAATCGCTGAGATCTGCTTGGGGTTGGCTTCTATTCCTCGCTGAGTAAcgatgtagccgaggaattctccggaagtgacaccgaaggtacatttggccgggttgagcttcatcccatagtcgttcaagatcttgaagcagTCGCGCAAGTTATTGAGGTGGTCGTCGGCCTTGAGTGATTTGACTAGCATATCGTCGATATACACTTCCATGGTATTGCCAAGTTGGTCAGCGAACATTCGATTAACGAGTCGCTGGTAGGTCGCACCGGCGTTCTTTAGCCCGAAGGGCATCACCTTGTAGCAATAGGTCCCTCTGTCGGTGATGAATgccgtcttctcgcgatcgtcgggatgcATCAGGATCTGGTTGTAGCctgagaaagcgtccatgaaggttaaGAGTTCGTTGCCAGCGGTTGACTCGACGAGACGATCGATGTGAGGGAGTGGGTAACTATCCTTTGGGCACgccttgttgaggtccgtgaaatcgacgcatatgcgccatttgccgttcttcttcttgacgACGACCGGGTTGGCTAACCACTCGGGGTATCGGACTTCTGTAATAAAACCCGCGTCGAGGAGCCTGTCGACTTCGTCGTTCACTGCTTTAGATCTTTCCGGACCGAGTTTGCGTCGCTTCTGTCGGATGGGTTTGAACGTGGGGTCGACGTGCAGTTCATGGGATGTAACTGCGGGGTCGATCCCCTTCATGTCGGAGGTCTTCCAGGCGAACGTTGAAGCGTTGTctttgatgaaagagatgatcttTGAACATAAGTCGTCGGACAGGTATACGCCCACTCGGATGATTTTTGTTGGGTCGGATTCATCAATTGCGACTTCTCGAACTTCCTCTTTCTGGGGGTATATCTTGTGGAGTGGTTTGCTGACGGAGTTGACGAGGGAAGCCTGTTGCTGCATCTTTACAGTTGCAATCAGCAGTTCTCTCGCGGCTTGTTGATCTCCCCGTATCGTCTGTGTTTTTCCGTCTTTGCCGGGAAACTTGACGCATTGATGGTACGTCGAGGGAACGGCTTTCATGGAATGCAACCATGGTGTTCCGAGGATGGCATTGTATGGTGCTTTGGCTCggatgacggagaacttgacgGTACGGGTTATACCACCTGCGTATACTGGGAGACGAATTGTTCCGATCATTTGCTCCGAGGCTCCGTTGAAGCCGGTGAGTGTGCGAGAGGAAGGCTTCATATCTCTTAAATCGACTCCCATTTTATCGAGTGTGTCGCGGAAGATGAGATCGACTGAGCTGCCTGTATCGATAAGTACTTTCGCGACTAGGCACTCTCCGATGTCGAGATCGACGAGGAGGGGGTCGTTGTGCGGCATGTGGATACCCTTGGTATCTAGTGCCGAAAAAGTGATCTGGTGATCATTTTCGACTGGAAGTGGCCACTTCTTGGAAGTGGTGGCTTGTCGCTTATAGTCTTTGACGGCTCGAACTGAATCGCCGCAAGGAGGCGATCCTCCCATTATGACGCTAATGTTTGGCGTGCGGGTAGCTCGCAATGATTCGAGTTGCTTCCTTAAATCGTCGGTTGTGTTCTCGAACTGAGGAGCTTCCGcgggctttttcttttttgactcGAGACGTCGTCGCAGATCGGACTTCTTCGAACGGTTTAGTTGGATTCGCAGGTCATCGGCCTTTGAATTGAGCTGGTCGCGAAGGTCGCCGTCTTCACCTATTCTCCTGGCGCTAAATTTTGAGATGGTTGTGCGGAGGTCGGCGCTTCCCACGTGTTCGTTTGTAGCGCTCTTTCGCTTCAATAGTGCGCGCAGGTCTTTATCTGTTGTCGGGGAAGTGAGAGATTGCTCGACTTTGCTGTTCAGTTTGTCGCGTAAATCTGATTGCATTGTCGAGGAGTCGTCGTCAGAAGAGTCACAAGGGCGAGAGAGTATGACTTCCACTCGTCGCCGGCGACGCGGATGTTCGTCTTCTGATGAGTCGTTGGCGGGGCCGACGTT encodes:
- the LOC125581509 gene encoding meiosis-specific protein ASY2-like produces the protein MGTLPDLSAMLAVQLGLTSGGGPSTAVPRASEVPPSGAATAKKSRKRKRGVSEAEENAEEASGVPPSGDLQKKKKKRKKTKRSVEAQSEGPEEPTGTEEEDEETRPEEEVSEAEVSRERDDAREADGSEASLNAAIPDGSDEDSGESPLLVRRHNDEIDDDVRSPVLTLPSEETPAITGAGAVQTGTSPRGSAILRRAPGINFPDKVSFHYEGPAPLAYVPEKCGELLRQLRGRAKSLPAVRDLIFGDEYEEAARAKLLGDGAMNVVIDKYDTALKGVSTELELAKKEHAEKEEASARQLSTSKANVERLNGMVTRAMARRDELKADLVASRGIIHELEQKNAELEGEKASLAASHEREMKRLRDSRILEVTKERGRVEAEMSAKANRRFARIRSREERRSLYDKARLLHSQAFGTRKCLEALKRAGSDILQATIDLFAEQEKKYEQEAEELEVGEIPEVDLTLSPLILDSQFVDARILASLDPYGSNVGLIDPETAANLVTPPSDPIDGRRDEPTPFVEGSSAAFEGETPNRGTNAAEDGGPVLVLSDTSAEGSRRGNEEVARESSVRASELSALNDRESDRED